A genomic stretch from Helianthus annuus cultivar XRQ/B chromosome 1, HanXRQr2.0-SUNRISE, whole genome shotgun sequence includes:
- the LOC110896354 gene encoding uncharacterized protein LOC110896354 has product MWNESFQFGVRTYQRGNNSANNTGHGARSCTGRTDVRFQMADMVNVNDDDEARRNEIRTMIVEEVKKAIEVEELKEMISELQVKKSNRRCTYKEFMACNPLPYKGEVDPIACQRWISSTEVVFTRSRCEVEDQVMFATGLLQLQAKDWWDAYSKELGDDKVQSLIWQEFKESFRKYYSPQSAIDKIQEDFLRLRQKNETIDEITNKFLERVKFCEEIAGTERQRIIRYHAMLKAEYREFVNPSKCATLNELIEWARDREIEIKIQVERGEKRVAEKPTNASPSKKARYQDQSKKGKTSSEIPTCKTCGKHHSGECLSGKKGCYKCGREGHPFYRCPENPKACYNCNETGHIKAECPKLQQGAKKDGKKDESSKARGRMFQLTSDEAKTSPDVVSGIFLLEKMIVPLEVEVADSKSYLLHDICRNCKILIEDEEFSIDLVPMYMGEFKVVVGMDWLAQNYAEIQCERKVIHVVTPGGKRVSVQGDRVIKSKLCSIIKAVKHVRNGGRAYLSYVIDTNRGVPKLEDVNVVNDYPDVFPEDLPGLPPEREVEFKIELNPGAKPVAKAPYRLAPTEMKELMTQLQELLDKGFIKPSVSPWGAPN; this is encoded by the exons ATGTGGAATGAATCGTTTCAGTTTGGGGTTAGAACGTATCAAAGAGGGAATAATTCAGCCAACAACACTGGGCACGGTGCACGGTCGTGCACTGGTCGCACGGACGTGCGCTTCCAA ATGGCTGATATGGTGAATGTGAATGATGACGATGAAGCACGCCGAAATGAAATAAGAACTATGATTGTGGAAGAAGTAAAGAAAGCGATAGAG GTggaagaattgaaagaaatgattaGTGAATTGCAAGTGAAGAAAAGCAATCGGAGATGCACGTACAAAGAGTTCATGGCATGTAATCCCTTACCATACAAAGGGGAAGTTGATCCGATAGCTTGCCAAAGGTGGATTTCAAGTACCGAAGTCGTGTTTACACGAAGTAGATGTGAAGTGGAAGATCAAGTAATGTTTGCCACGGGCCTTCTACAACTtcaagcaaaagattggtgggacgCATACTCGAAGGAGTTGGGGGATGATAAAGTACAGTCGTTAATATGGCAAGAATTCAAGGAGTCATTTCGGAAATATTACAGCCCACAATCCGCAATTGATAAGATTCAGGAAGACTTCTTACGTCTCAGACAAAAGAATGAAACGATTGACGAGATAACGAACAAGTTCCTTGAGAGGGTGAAGTTCTGTGAGGAGATAGCGGGGACTGAGAGGCAAAGGATTATACGTTACCATGCTATGTTAAAGGCTGAATATCGGGAATTTGTAAATCCCTCCAAGTGTGCGACGTTAAATGAATTAATTGAATGGGCAAGAGATAGAGAAATTGAGATAAAAATACAGGTTGAACGGGGAGAGAAAAGGGTAGCGGAGAAGCCTACCAACGCTAGTCCATCGAAAAAGGCAAGATATCAAGACCAAAGCAAAAAGGGGAAAACAAGTAGTGAAATTCCGACTTGCAAGACGTGTGGGAAGCATCATTCGGGTGAATGTTTGTCGGGAAAGAAGGGGTGTTACAAATGTGGACGAGAGGGACATCCGTTTTATAGGTGCCCCGAAAACCCAAAGGCGTGTTATAATTGCAATGAAACGGGGCACATTAAAGCGGAATGTCCGAAACTCCAACAAGGGGCAAAGAAAGATGGAAAGAAGGATGAGTCTTCCAAGGCTCGTGGGAGGATGTTCCAGTTAACCTCAGATGAAGCTAAGACTAGCCcggatgtggtctcaggtatattcttG CTTGAAAAAATGATAGTACCCTTAGAAGTGGAAGTTGCTGATAGTAAAAGCTATTTGTTACATGATATTTGTAGAAACTGTAAGATCTTAATCGAAGATGAGGAATTTAGTATAGATCTTGTCCCGATGTACATGGGGGAATTTAAAGTAgttgtaggaatggattggcttGCCCAAAACTACGCTGAAATTCAATGTGAAAGGAAAGTCATTCATGTAGTAACCCCGGGGGGGAAACGGGTAAGCGTTCAAGGAGATAGAGTCATCAAGTCGAAATTGTGTTCTATAATCAAAGCTGTCAAACATGTGAGGAACGGGGGTAGAGCTTATCTATCTTATGTGATTGACACTAATCGAGGTGTCCCAAAGCTTGAAGATGTGAACGTGGTGAATGATTATCCGGATGTGTTTCCGGAAGACCTACCAGGGCTTCCGCCTGAACGAGAAGTAGAATTCAAAATAGAGCTTAACCCGGGTGCAAAGCCGGTAGCTAAAGCCCCTTATCGGCTGGCCCCGaccgaaatgaaagaattgatgacgcaacttcaagagttgctcgACAAGGGTTTCATTAAACCAAGTGTTTCACCATGGGGAGCGCCT aattga